Proteins found in one Magnolia sinica isolate HGM2019 chromosome 5, MsV1, whole genome shotgun sequence genomic segment:
- the LOC131246433 gene encoding zinc finger CCCH domain-containing protein 18-like isoform X1: MDIYESTKVVLARIQSLESDHASKIIGYLLLQEHGDREMIRLAFGPDTAIRSLISRAKAELGLSPSSSSLLHPLHQHHQQQPFQFSDVPYQFSPYCPEAASRFLLPHCDSLYPPQQDPHSFFNQAVQQQDGPPPPLLQQQQQPQLIGLEDPYAVGSGGEYLGLRLTGRVSSPPSMVDVPARQCNYFAKGYCRHGTGCRFLHGARQPNGLPLSPTSEMVTSAAVDDEEHQISSSTLERLESELLELLRAKRTPVSIASLPQLYFDRFGRTLQADGYLTESQRHGKAGYSLTKLLARLKNTIRVIDSRPHGQHAVVPAEDAPRFTMYRSQHPNGTVSAAGSRQIYLTFPAESAFSEEDVSDYFKTYGLVQDVRIPCQQRRMFGFVTFVHAETVKMILAKGNPHYVCGARVLVKPYREKGKLGDRKYVEKMEPPLYSPQFIGHEDELHAEAHDQAVELERRRLFELQLLSKALNHQKFQNRCMNPHPSEDDTKLMKGDLYCFPSAEHFGYLLEVLNSDTVQDEKIKNETNNFNDQESQAYNLPESPFASPISASSISMAS; this comes from the exons ATGGATATCTACGAATCAACGAAGGTTGTGTTGGCGAGAATTCAGAGCTTGGAGTCGGATCATGCATCTAAGATCATTGGTTACCTGCTTCTACAGGAGCATGGAGATCGAGAAATGATTCGTCTGGCTTTTGGCCCCGACACCGCCATCCGATCACTCATTAGCAGAGCCAAAGCCGAACTTGGGTTGTCGCCTTCATCTTCGTCATTGCTGCATCCATTGCATCAGCATCATCAGCAGCAGCCGTTCCAATTTTCGGATGTGCCGTACCAATTCTCGCCTTACTGCCCGGAAGCAGCGTCAAGGTTCCTGTTGCCTCACTGTGATTCCTTGTATCCTCCACAGCAGGACCCACATAGCTTTTTCAATCAGGCTGTCCAACAACAAGATGGCCCACCACCACCactgctgcagcagcagcagcaacctcAATTGATTGGTCTGGAGGACCCATACGCAGTTGGATCGGGTGGGGAGTACTTGGGCTTGAGATTGACTGGGAGAGTATCATCGCCTCCTTCCATGGTTGATGTCCCTGCCAGGCAATGCAACTACTTTGCAAAAGGATACTGTAGGCACGGGACCGGCTGCAGGTTCCTGCACGGCGCCCGCCAGCCAAATGGCCTCCCTTTGAGCCCCACCTCTGAGATGGTAACATCAGCAGCTGTCGATGATGAGGAGCATCAAATTTCGTCCAGCACGCTAGAGAGGCTAGAGAGTGAGCTTTTAGAGCTCCTCCGTGCCAAGAGGACTCCCGTCTCTATTGCTTCTCTGCCCCAGCTTTACTTTGATAGATTTGGGAGGACTCTGCAGGCAGACGGTTACCTTACTGAAAGCCAGCGCCACGGCAAGGCTGGTTACAGCCTCACTAAATTGCTGGCCCGCTTGAAGAACACCATCCGTGTCATCGATAG CAGGCCTCACGGACAGCATGCAGTGGTTCCAGCAGAGGATGCGCCAAGGTTCACCATGTACAGAAGCCAGCACCCGAATGGAACAGTGTCGGCAGCTGGTTCTCGACAAATTTACCTGACTTTTCCAGCTGAGAGTGCCTTCTCTGAGGAAGACGTTTCAGACTATTTCAA GACTTATGGGCTGGTACAGGATGTGAGGATCCCATGTCAACAGAGGCGCATGTTTGGATTCGTGACGTTCGTCCATGCTGAGACTGTAAAGATGATACTTGCCAAGGGCAATCCTCACTATGTCTGTGGCGCCCGTGTGTTGGTTAAACCTTATAGAGAGAAAGGCAAGCTTGGGGACAG AAAGTATGTGGAGAAAATGGAGCCGCCGCTTTATTCGCCTCAATTTATAGGCCATGAAGATGAGCTTCATGCAG AGGCTCATGATCAAGCTGTTGAGCTTGAGAGACGACGTCTCTTCGAACTCCAACTGTTGTCGAAGGCACTGAACCATCAGAAGTTTCAAAATCGTTGCATGAACCCTCACCCTTCAGAAGATGACACGAAACTAATGAAAGGTG ATCTCTATTGCTTCCCTTCAGCGGAACATTTTGGCTATTTGCTTGAGGTCCTTAACAGTGACACCGTGCAAGATGAGAAAATTAAGAACGAAACCAATAACTTCAATGATCAGGAAAG CCAAGCTTATAACCTCCCTGAGAGTCCCTTCGCATCTCCAATTTCTGCAAGTAGCATTTCAATGGCCTCGTGA
- the LOC131246433 gene encoding zinc finger CCCH domain-containing protein 18-like isoform X3: MDIYESTKVVLARIQSLESDHASKIIGYLLLQEHGDREMIRLAFGPDTAIRSLISRAKAELGLSPSSSSLLHPLHQHHQQQPFQFSDVPYQFSPYCPEAASRFLLPHCDSLYPPQQDPHSFFNQAVQQQDGPPPPLLQQQQQPQLIGLEDPYAVGSGGEYLGLRLTGRVSSPPSMVDVPARQCNYFAKGYCRHGTGCRFLHGARQPNGLPLSPTSEMVTSAAVDDEEHQISSSTLERLESELLELLRAKRTPVSIASLPQLYFDRFGRTLQADGYLTESQRHGKAGYSLTKLLARLKNTIRVIDRPHGQHAVVPAEDAPRFTMYRSQHPNGTVSAAGSRQIYLTFPAESAFSEEDVSDYFKTYGLVQDVRIPCQQRRMFGFVTFVHAETVKMILAKGNPHYVCGARVLVKPYREKGKLGDRKYVEKMEPPLYSPQFIGHEDELHAEAHDQAVELERRRLFELQLLSKALNHQKFQNRCMNPHPSEDDTKLMKGDLYCFPSAEHFGYLLEVLNSDTVQDEKIKNETNNFNDQESQAYNLPESPFASPISASSISMAS, encoded by the exons ATGGATATCTACGAATCAACGAAGGTTGTGTTGGCGAGAATTCAGAGCTTGGAGTCGGATCATGCATCTAAGATCATTGGTTACCTGCTTCTACAGGAGCATGGAGATCGAGAAATGATTCGTCTGGCTTTTGGCCCCGACACCGCCATCCGATCACTCATTAGCAGAGCCAAAGCCGAACTTGGGTTGTCGCCTTCATCTTCGTCATTGCTGCATCCATTGCATCAGCATCATCAGCAGCAGCCGTTCCAATTTTCGGATGTGCCGTACCAATTCTCGCCTTACTGCCCGGAAGCAGCGTCAAGGTTCCTGTTGCCTCACTGTGATTCCTTGTATCCTCCACAGCAGGACCCACATAGCTTTTTCAATCAGGCTGTCCAACAACAAGATGGCCCACCACCACCactgctgcagcagcagcagcaacctcAATTGATTGGTCTGGAGGACCCATACGCAGTTGGATCGGGTGGGGAGTACTTGGGCTTGAGATTGACTGGGAGAGTATCATCGCCTCCTTCCATGGTTGATGTCCCTGCCAGGCAATGCAACTACTTTGCAAAAGGATACTGTAGGCACGGGACCGGCTGCAGGTTCCTGCACGGCGCCCGCCAGCCAAATGGCCTCCCTTTGAGCCCCACCTCTGAGATGGTAACATCAGCAGCTGTCGATGATGAGGAGCATCAAATTTCGTCCAGCACGCTAGAGAGGCTAGAGAGTGAGCTTTTAGAGCTCCTCCGTGCCAAGAGGACTCCCGTCTCTATTGCTTCTCTGCCCCAGCTTTACTTTGATAGATTTGGGAGGACTCTGCAGGCAGACGGTTACCTTACTGAAAGCCAGCGCCACGGCAAGGCTGGTTACAGCCTCACTAAATTGCTGGCCCGCTTGAAGAACACCATCCGTGTCATCGATAG GCCTCACGGACAGCATGCAGTGGTTCCAGCAGAGGATGCGCCAAGGTTCACCATGTACAGAAGCCAGCACCCGAATGGAACAGTGTCGGCAGCTGGTTCTCGACAAATTTACCTGACTTTTCCAGCTGAGAGTGCCTTCTCTGAGGAAGACGTTTCAGACTATTTCAA GACTTATGGGCTGGTACAGGATGTGAGGATCCCATGTCAACAGAGGCGCATGTTTGGATTCGTGACGTTCGTCCATGCTGAGACTGTAAAGATGATACTTGCCAAGGGCAATCCTCACTATGTCTGTGGCGCCCGTGTGTTGGTTAAACCTTATAGAGAGAAAGGCAAGCTTGGGGACAG AAAGTATGTGGAGAAAATGGAGCCGCCGCTTTATTCGCCTCAATTTATAGGCCATGAAGATGAGCTTCATGCAG AGGCTCATGATCAAGCTGTTGAGCTTGAGAGACGACGTCTCTTCGAACTCCAACTGTTGTCGAAGGCACTGAACCATCAGAAGTTTCAAAATCGTTGCATGAACCCTCACCCTTCAGAAGATGACACGAAACTAATGAAAGGTG ATCTCTATTGCTTCCCTTCAGCGGAACATTTTGGCTATTTGCTTGAGGTCCTTAACAGTGACACCGTGCAAGATGAGAAAATTAAGAACGAAACCAATAACTTCAATGATCAGGAAAG CCAAGCTTATAACCTCCCTGAGAGTCCCTTCGCATCTCCAATTTCTGCAAGTAGCATTTCAATGGCCTCGTGA
- the LOC131246433 gene encoding zinc finger CCCH domain-containing protein 18-like isoform X2: protein MDIYESTKVVLARIQSLESDHASKIIGYLLLQEHGDREMIRLAFGPDTAIRSLISRAKAELGLSPSSSSLLHPLHQHHQQQPFQFSDVPYQFSPYCPEAASRFLLPHCDSLYPPQQDPHSFFNQAVQQQDGPPPPLLQQQQQPQLIGLEDPYAVGSGGEYLGLRLTGRVSSPPSMVDVPARQCNYFAKGYCRHGTGCRFLHGARQPNGLPLSPTSEMVTSAAVDDEEHQISSSTLERLESELLELLRAKRTPVSIASLPQLYFDRFGRTLQADGYLTESQRHGKAGYSLTKLLARLKNTIRVIDSRPHGQHAVVPAEDAPRFTMYRSQHPNGTVSAAGSRQIYLTFPAESAFSEEDVSDYFKTYGLVQDVRIPCQQRRMFGFVTFVHAETVKMILAKGNPHYVCGARVLVKPYREKGKLGDRKYVEKMEPPLYSPQFIGHEDELHAEAHDQAVELERRRLFELQLLSKALNHQKFQNRCMNPHPSEDDTKLMKDLYCFPSAEHFGYLLEVLNSDTVQDEKIKNETNNFNDQESQAYNLPESPFASPISASSISMAS, encoded by the exons ATGGATATCTACGAATCAACGAAGGTTGTGTTGGCGAGAATTCAGAGCTTGGAGTCGGATCATGCATCTAAGATCATTGGTTACCTGCTTCTACAGGAGCATGGAGATCGAGAAATGATTCGTCTGGCTTTTGGCCCCGACACCGCCATCCGATCACTCATTAGCAGAGCCAAAGCCGAACTTGGGTTGTCGCCTTCATCTTCGTCATTGCTGCATCCATTGCATCAGCATCATCAGCAGCAGCCGTTCCAATTTTCGGATGTGCCGTACCAATTCTCGCCTTACTGCCCGGAAGCAGCGTCAAGGTTCCTGTTGCCTCACTGTGATTCCTTGTATCCTCCACAGCAGGACCCACATAGCTTTTTCAATCAGGCTGTCCAACAACAAGATGGCCCACCACCACCactgctgcagcagcagcagcaacctcAATTGATTGGTCTGGAGGACCCATACGCAGTTGGATCGGGTGGGGAGTACTTGGGCTTGAGATTGACTGGGAGAGTATCATCGCCTCCTTCCATGGTTGATGTCCCTGCCAGGCAATGCAACTACTTTGCAAAAGGATACTGTAGGCACGGGACCGGCTGCAGGTTCCTGCACGGCGCCCGCCAGCCAAATGGCCTCCCTTTGAGCCCCACCTCTGAGATGGTAACATCAGCAGCTGTCGATGATGAGGAGCATCAAATTTCGTCCAGCACGCTAGAGAGGCTAGAGAGTGAGCTTTTAGAGCTCCTCCGTGCCAAGAGGACTCCCGTCTCTATTGCTTCTCTGCCCCAGCTTTACTTTGATAGATTTGGGAGGACTCTGCAGGCAGACGGTTACCTTACTGAAAGCCAGCGCCACGGCAAGGCTGGTTACAGCCTCACTAAATTGCTGGCCCGCTTGAAGAACACCATCCGTGTCATCGATAG CAGGCCTCACGGACAGCATGCAGTGGTTCCAGCAGAGGATGCGCCAAGGTTCACCATGTACAGAAGCCAGCACCCGAATGGAACAGTGTCGGCAGCTGGTTCTCGACAAATTTACCTGACTTTTCCAGCTGAGAGTGCCTTCTCTGAGGAAGACGTTTCAGACTATTTCAA GACTTATGGGCTGGTACAGGATGTGAGGATCCCATGTCAACAGAGGCGCATGTTTGGATTCGTGACGTTCGTCCATGCTGAGACTGTAAAGATGATACTTGCCAAGGGCAATCCTCACTATGTCTGTGGCGCCCGTGTGTTGGTTAAACCTTATAGAGAGAAAGGCAAGCTTGGGGACAG AAAGTATGTGGAGAAAATGGAGCCGCCGCTTTATTCGCCTCAATTTATAGGCCATGAAGATGAGCTTCATGCAG AGGCTCATGATCAAGCTGTTGAGCTTGAGAGACGACGTCTCTTCGAACTCCAACTGTTGTCGAAGGCACTGAACCATCAGAAGTTTCAAAATCGTTGCATGAACCCTCACCCTTCAGAAGATGACACGAAACTAATGAAAG ATCTCTATTGCTTCCCTTCAGCGGAACATTTTGGCTATTTGCTTGAGGTCCTTAACAGTGACACCGTGCAAGATGAGAAAATTAAGAACGAAACCAATAACTTCAATGATCAGGAAAG CCAAGCTTATAACCTCCCTGAGAGTCCCTTCGCATCTCCAATTTCTGCAAGTAGCATTTCAATGGCCTCGTGA
- the LOC131246433 gene encoding zinc finger CCCH domain-containing protein 18-like isoform X4 yields the protein MDIYESTKVVLARIQSLESDHASKIIGYLLLQEHGDREMIRLAFGPDTAIRSLISRAKAELGLSPSSSSLLHPLHQHHQQQPFQFSDVPYQFSPYCPEAASRFLLPHCDSLYPPQQDPHSFFNQAVQQQDGPPPPLLQQQQQPQLIGLEDPYAVGSGGEYLGLRLTGRVSSPPSMVDVPARQCNYFAKGYCRHGTGCRFLHGARQPNGLPLSPTSEMVTSAAVDDEEHQISSSTLERLESELLELLRAKRTPVSIASLPQLYFDRFGRTLQADGYLTESQRHGKAGYSLTKLLARLKNTIRVIDRPHGQHAVVPAEDAPRFTMYRSQHPNGTVSAAGSRQIYLTFPAESAFSEEDVSDYFKTYGLVQDVRIPCQQRRMFGFVTFVHAETVKMILAKGNPHYVCGARVLVKPYREKGKLGDRKYVEKMEPPLYSPQFIGHEDELHAEAHDQAVELERRRLFELQLLSKALNHQKFQNRCMNPHPSEDDTKLMKDLYCFPSAEHFGYLLEVLNSDTVQDEKIKNETNNFNDQESQAYNLPESPFASPISASSISMAS from the exons ATGGATATCTACGAATCAACGAAGGTTGTGTTGGCGAGAATTCAGAGCTTGGAGTCGGATCATGCATCTAAGATCATTGGTTACCTGCTTCTACAGGAGCATGGAGATCGAGAAATGATTCGTCTGGCTTTTGGCCCCGACACCGCCATCCGATCACTCATTAGCAGAGCCAAAGCCGAACTTGGGTTGTCGCCTTCATCTTCGTCATTGCTGCATCCATTGCATCAGCATCATCAGCAGCAGCCGTTCCAATTTTCGGATGTGCCGTACCAATTCTCGCCTTACTGCCCGGAAGCAGCGTCAAGGTTCCTGTTGCCTCACTGTGATTCCTTGTATCCTCCACAGCAGGACCCACATAGCTTTTTCAATCAGGCTGTCCAACAACAAGATGGCCCACCACCACCactgctgcagcagcagcagcaacctcAATTGATTGGTCTGGAGGACCCATACGCAGTTGGATCGGGTGGGGAGTACTTGGGCTTGAGATTGACTGGGAGAGTATCATCGCCTCCTTCCATGGTTGATGTCCCTGCCAGGCAATGCAACTACTTTGCAAAAGGATACTGTAGGCACGGGACCGGCTGCAGGTTCCTGCACGGCGCCCGCCAGCCAAATGGCCTCCCTTTGAGCCCCACCTCTGAGATGGTAACATCAGCAGCTGTCGATGATGAGGAGCATCAAATTTCGTCCAGCACGCTAGAGAGGCTAGAGAGTGAGCTTTTAGAGCTCCTCCGTGCCAAGAGGACTCCCGTCTCTATTGCTTCTCTGCCCCAGCTTTACTTTGATAGATTTGGGAGGACTCTGCAGGCAGACGGTTACCTTACTGAAAGCCAGCGCCACGGCAAGGCTGGTTACAGCCTCACTAAATTGCTGGCCCGCTTGAAGAACACCATCCGTGTCATCGATAG GCCTCACGGACAGCATGCAGTGGTTCCAGCAGAGGATGCGCCAAGGTTCACCATGTACAGAAGCCAGCACCCGAATGGAACAGTGTCGGCAGCTGGTTCTCGACAAATTTACCTGACTTTTCCAGCTGAGAGTGCCTTCTCTGAGGAAGACGTTTCAGACTATTTCAA GACTTATGGGCTGGTACAGGATGTGAGGATCCCATGTCAACAGAGGCGCATGTTTGGATTCGTGACGTTCGTCCATGCTGAGACTGTAAAGATGATACTTGCCAAGGGCAATCCTCACTATGTCTGTGGCGCCCGTGTGTTGGTTAAACCTTATAGAGAGAAAGGCAAGCTTGGGGACAG AAAGTATGTGGAGAAAATGGAGCCGCCGCTTTATTCGCCTCAATTTATAGGCCATGAAGATGAGCTTCATGCAG AGGCTCATGATCAAGCTGTTGAGCTTGAGAGACGACGTCTCTTCGAACTCCAACTGTTGTCGAAGGCACTGAACCATCAGAAGTTTCAAAATCGTTGCATGAACCCTCACCCTTCAGAAGATGACACGAAACTAATGAAAG ATCTCTATTGCTTCCCTTCAGCGGAACATTTTGGCTATTTGCTTGAGGTCCTTAACAGTGACACCGTGCAAGATGAGAAAATTAAGAACGAAACCAATAACTTCAATGATCAGGAAAG CCAAGCTTATAACCTCCCTGAGAGTCCCTTCGCATCTCCAATTTCTGCAAGTAGCATTTCAATGGCCTCGTGA
- the LOC131246436 gene encoding probable NAD(P)H dehydrogenase (quinone) FQR1-like 3, which yields MATTKVYVIYYSLHGHVVRMAREILKGASSVPGVEATLWQVPETLPERVLEKMKAPPKEEDVAVIRPEQLVEADGFIFGFPSRFGMMAAQFLAFFDSTHELWASQQLAGKPAGVFWSTGFHGGGQENTALTAITQLAHHGIMFVPLGYTFGSGMFEINEVKGGSSYGAGTYAGDGRREPTELELQQAFYQGKYVAGIAKKLKVQPQ from the exons ATGGCTACTACCAAGGTCTATGTAat CTACTACTCGTTGCATGGGCATGTAGTGAGGATGGCAAGGGAAATATTGAAAGGAGCCAGCTCTGTTCCAGGCGTTGAAGCTACCCTCTGGCAG GTACCTGAGACGCTTCCAGAACGAGTACTGGAAAAGATGAAGGCCCCTCCCAAGGAGGAGGATGTGGCCGTGATCAGGCCAGAACAGCTTGTTGAGGCCGATGGTTTCATCTTTGGTTTCCCTTCTCGATTTGGCATGATGGCAGCCCAGTTCTTGGCCTTCTTTGATAGCACCCACGAGCTGTGGGCATCACAGCAGCTTGCTGGTAAACCGGCGGGTGTCTTCTGGAGCACCGGCTTTCACGGCGGAGGCCAAGAAAACACAGC GTTAACGGCTATAACCCAACTTGCACATCATGGTATCATGTTTGTGCCTCTTGGATACACCTTTGGGAGTGGCATGTTTGAGATCAATGAGGTGAAGGGTGGCTCTTCATATGGAGCGGGCACTTATGCGGGAGATGGAAGGCGTGAACCGACAGAATTGGAGCTTCAACAGGCATTTTACCAAGGGAAGTATGTTGCCGGAATAGCTAAGAAGCTCAAAGTTCAACCTCAGTGA
- the LOC131247406 gene encoding ethylene-responsive transcription factor ERF062, with protein sequence MEDQLPEMASYIHKELPVYLRGKGMLIDPPMLDALAGSAFHGAIQSDRLFPVTELEPVAVSDTFDKAAELNGAVVHYPFLSVESGLQPTAASVVKRSSISTTEDLIGSFTEFSQGYDLEGVQRPSSASSPSSSPQTVPNPEKFTLCLQEPSARMSQTFHGSIKKEGQEFQQMSSPGPSRASEFQFFDLQMYQRQQEMGLEWLQIHHLVPNVNGLHRDWLGTTKTESMKYFGRRLQEHQKTPPPSSSSPKLFRGVRQRHWGKWVAEIRLPRNRTRVWLGTFETAEEAAIAYDTAAYKLRGEYAHLNFPHLKHQLNGNSNSNGGSNSLQSKNIVLHSATAALLEAKLQAFNGLPSKPQPVEDPPLKKPNSSEDPTAISWNQRLLKKECTFDQMDDTNPSTNKKTQDLISAETDGVLLSRMPSLDMDMIWDALPNSDS encoded by the coding sequence ATGGAAGACCAGCTTCCTGAGATGGCTAGCTACATTCATAAGGAATTGCCAGTGTATTTACGCGGTAAGGGAATGCTCATCGATCCGCCCATGTTGGATGCCCTTGCCGGGTCTGCATTTCATGGTGCAATTCAATCTGACCGGCTGTTTCCCGTCACAGAGCTGGAGCCGGTGGCGGTGAGTGACACTTTCGATAAGGCGGCTGAGCTCAATGGAGCGGTGGTTCATTATCCATTCCTCTCTGTTGAGTCTGGCTTGCAGCCCACTGCAGCTTCCGTCGTGAAACGGAGCTCAATTTCCACTACAGAAGATCTTATTGGATCTTTCACTGAATTTAGCCAGGGCTATGATTTGGAAGGGGTCCAACGTCCCTCGTCGGCTTCTTCGCCTTCCTCTTCTCCACAAACAGTGCCAAACCCAGAAAAATTCACTCTCTGTCTGCAGGAACCGTCGGCACGCATGTCGCAAACGTTCCATGGATCTATTAAGAAAGAAGGCCAGGAATTTCAACAAATGTCATCTCCTGGCCCCAGCAGGGCCTCTGAATTTCAGTTTTTCGATCTTCAAATGTATCAGAGACAGCAAGAAATGGGGCTTGAATGGCTTCAAATTCACCACTTAGTTCCAAATGTGAATGGGCTACATCGTGATTGGCTTGGCACGACGAAGACAGAGTCAATGAAGTACTTTGGAAGGCGATTACAAGAGCATCAAAAgacaccaccaccatcatcctcATCGCCTAAGCTCTTCCGTGGGGTGAGGCAACGGCATTGGGGTAAATGGGTGGCTGAAATCAGGCTACCGAGGAACAGAACACGCGTGTGGCTGGGGACCTTCGAGACGGCAGAAGAAGCGGCGATCGCATACGATACAGCAGCTTACAAGCTGAGGGGGGAATATGCCCATTTGAATTTCCCACATCTCAAACACCAGTTGAATGGCAATTCTAATTCCAATGGTGGCAGCAATTCTCTTCAATCCAAGAACATCGTTCTGCATTCCGCGACAGCTGCTCTGCTTGAGGCGAAGCTGCAGGCCTTCAATGGGCTGCCATCCAAACCACAGCCTGTTGAAGATCCACCATTGAAGAAACCCAATTCTTCTGAGGACCCAACTgctatttcttggaatcaaagaTTGCTGAAAAAAGAATGCACGTTCGATCAGATGGATGATACTAATCCTTCAACCAACAAGAAGACACAGGACTTAATATCGGCCGAAACGGATGGTGTTCTGTTGAGCAGAATGCCATCGTTGGACATGGACATGATTTGGGATGCACTTCCAAATTCTGATTCTTga